The Mycolicibacterium doricum genome includes a region encoding these proteins:
- a CDS encoding PIN domain nuclease, with amino-acid sequence MAVTNWIIDKSAYTRLSASRDAAAWIERIERGLVRISTVTRLEIGYSFRTGQQAREETASPPLSLMPVEYLTPAAEDRAVAVQMLLADRGQHRAPAIPDLLVAATAELGGLTVLALDKDFDLIAQVTGQPVESLRM; translated from the coding sequence GTGGCGGTGACTAATTGGATCATCGACAAATCCGCCTACACACGGCTATCGGCGTCGCGCGACGCCGCGGCCTGGATCGAACGCATCGAACGCGGCCTCGTCCGCATCAGCACCGTCACCCGACTAGAAATCGGATACTCGTTCCGCACCGGCCAACAGGCGCGCGAGGAGACAGCATCCCCTCCCCTGAGCCTGATGCCGGTCGAGTACTTGACACCGGCCGCTGAGGACCGCGCCGTCGCGGTGCAAATGCTGCTGGCCGATCGCGGCCAGCACCGCGCCCCCGCCATTCCTGATCTTCTCGTCGCCGCGACCGCAGAACTCGGTGGGCTGACCGTGCTGGCGCTGGACAAGGACTTCGATCTCATCGCCCAGGTCACCGGTCAGCCCGTTGAGAGCCTGCGGATGTGA
- the lnt gene encoding apolipoprotein N-acyltransferase, producing MAALTDGSANSDGAPAPPLSRPRGAGLGAAVLRRLPRMAGAIAAGLLLCVSFPPFGWWYTAIVAFALLAWVLTHESTTQIGGLGYGLLFGIAFYVSLLPWTSSFVGVGPWLALAGMESVFPALFGAGAVLVRRLPGWPIWVAAVWAVQEWAKSNVPFGGFPWGAVGFGQTDGPFLPIAQIGGVPLVSFAVVLLGVSMAALASEVTRWWRLDAAGAGHAGPPAIVLPGAYIGVVLLATAVIWPQVRQPSINANYDPLVTVAAVQGNVPRLGLDFNAQRRAVLDNHVRETLRLADEVRAGRAAQPQIVVWPENSSDVDPLANPDAAERITIAARAIEAPILVGGVLAGPGYSSTNPVTLNSVIVWDPVGGPSDRHDKQIVQPFGEYLPWRGFFRLFSSSADRAGYFVPGDGSGVVRAAGVPIGVVTCWEVIFDRAARESVLNGAQLLTVPSNNATFGEAMSEQQLAFAKLRAVEHNRYVVVAATTGISSVVGPDGRELARTGFFEPAYLDTPVRLMTGLTPATRWGPVVQWLLISIGIVACIASIILRRSPTHRVSLRRRTPRTHTSPPAMAPRRR from the coding sequence ATGGCGGCGCTCACCGACGGGTCCGCCAATTCCGATGGGGCCCCCGCCCCGCCGTTGAGCAGACCTCGGGGTGCAGGTCTAGGTGCTGCGGTGCTGCGCCGACTGCCCCGGATGGCCGGCGCGATCGCTGCGGGCCTGCTGTTGTGCGTCAGCTTTCCGCCGTTCGGGTGGTGGTACACCGCGATCGTCGCGTTCGCACTGCTGGCCTGGGTACTGACCCACGAGTCGACGACGCAAATCGGCGGGCTCGGATATGGACTTCTGTTCGGCATCGCGTTCTACGTTTCGCTGCTGCCCTGGACGAGCAGCTTCGTCGGCGTCGGCCCATGGCTGGCGCTGGCGGGCATGGAGTCGGTATTTCCCGCGCTGTTCGGCGCGGGGGCAGTGCTGGTGCGCCGACTGCCGGGCTGGCCGATCTGGGTCGCGGCCGTGTGGGCTGTGCAGGAATGGGCCAAATCCAATGTTCCGTTCGGCGGATTCCCTTGGGGCGCAGTCGGGTTCGGCCAGACCGACGGCCCGTTTCTGCCGATCGCCCAAATCGGCGGGGTGCCGCTGGTGTCATTTGCGGTCGTGCTCCTGGGCGTCAGCATGGCCGCCCTGGCGAGCGAGGTCACGCGCTGGTGGCGCCTTGACGCCGCCGGTGCCGGCCACGCGGGCCCTCCCGCGATAGTGCTGCCCGGTGCGTACATCGGTGTGGTGCTGTTGGCTACCGCCGTGATCTGGCCGCAGGTCCGGCAGCCGTCAATCAATGCGAACTACGACCCGCTCGTCACCGTGGCCGCGGTGCAGGGCAATGTGCCGCGACTCGGCCTGGACTTCAATGCCCAACGTCGCGCCGTGTTGGACAACCACGTTCGGGAAACCCTGCGGCTCGCAGACGAGGTGCGCGCCGGGCGTGCTGCGCAACCGCAGATCGTCGTGTGGCCGGAAAACTCTTCCGACGTCGACCCGTTGGCCAATCCCGACGCCGCCGAACGGATCACGATCGCCGCGCGGGCGATCGAGGCGCCGATCCTCGTCGGCGGCGTGCTCGCCGGGCCGGGTTACAGCAGCACCAACCCGGTGACCCTCAACTCGGTGATCGTCTGGGATCCGGTCGGCGGCCCTAGTGACCGTCACGACAAGCAGATCGTGCAACCATTCGGCGAGTACCTGCCGTGGCGCGGCTTCTTCCGGCTCTTCTCGTCCTCCGCCGACCGGGCTGGCTACTTCGTGCCCGGCGACGGGTCGGGGGTAGTGCGCGCAGCCGGGGTGCCGATCGGAGTGGTGACCTGCTGGGAAGTGATCTTTGACCGGGCGGCCCGCGAGTCGGTCCTCAACGGCGCCCAGCTGCTCACCGTCCCGTCCAACAACGCCACCTTCGGTGAGGCGATGAGCGAGCAGCAGCTCGCATTCGCCAAGTTACGCGCCGTCGAGCACAACCGCTACGTCGTGGTCGCCGCGACGACGGGCATCAGTTCCGTGGTCGGGCCGGACGGTCGCGAACTGGCCCGCACCGGATTCTTCGAACCTGCCTACCTAGACACCCCGGTCAGGCTGATGACCGGACTCACGCCAGCCACTCGGTGGGGCCCGGTCGTGCAGTGGCTGCTGATCAGCATTGGCATCGTCGCGTGCATCGCGTCGATCATTCTGCGCAGATCACCTACGCACCGGGTCAGTCTGCGCCGTCGCACCCCGCGTACCCACACGTCGCCGCCTGCAATGGCACCGCGGCGGCGATAG
- a CDS encoding class I SAM-dependent methyltransferase produces MNMAETALINSAPRRWLQRVYEVPVLLRFGGRLVPDTQALEIGCGSGYGTQLILERFGAATVDAVDLDPAMIRRAGERLARYGNRVRLVQGSATNLSTALDAGDGSYGAVFDFGIVHHIPDWRNAVAEVARVLAPGGRFYFDEVTAHALARPSYKRLFDHPTEDRFSAEQFSDELAHHGLVVLGSRTRIQGDYLLGVAAKPLPTGCE; encoded by the coding sequence ATGAACATGGCGGAGACCGCGCTGATCAATTCTGCGCCGCGGCGATGGCTCCAACGCGTCTACGAGGTTCCGGTGCTGCTGCGGTTCGGCGGCCGGTTGGTCCCGGACACCCAGGCTCTAGAAATCGGCTGCGGATCTGGATACGGAACGCAGCTGATTCTGGAGCGGTTTGGCGCTGCCACCGTGGACGCCGTCGACCTGGACCCGGCGATGATCCGGCGGGCCGGGGAGCGCTTGGCCCGCTACGGCAACCGAGTTCGGCTGGTCCAAGGCAGCGCCACCAATCTGTCCACCGCGCTAGATGCCGGCGACGGCAGTTACGGGGCGGTGTTCGACTTCGGGATCGTCCACCACATTCCCGACTGGCGTAACGCCGTCGCCGAAGTCGCGCGAGTCCTCGCGCCGGGCGGGCGGTTCTACTTCGATGAAGTCACCGCCCACGCCCTCGCCCGCCCCAGCTACAAGCGGCTGTTCGACCACCCGACCGAAGACCGGTTCAGCGCCGAGCAATTCTCTGACGAGCTCGCCCATCATGGCCTCGTCGTACTGGGTTCACGGACCCGCATCCAAGGCGACTACCTGCTCGGCGTGGCCGCCAAACCGTTGCCCACCGGCTGTGAGTGA
- a CDS encoding PDZ domain-containing protein has translation MLVVTAVRDNSAGTFEPGDAIVAVGDRDIHSQNDLLRALRRDVANRKVTVVVLRGDHEVSIECRPRSVRTFG, from the coding sequence ATGCTCGTGGTGACCGCTGTTCGCGATAATTCAGCAGGCACCTTCGAACCCGGTGATGCCATAGTCGCTGTCGGCGATCGCGACATCCACTCCCAGAACGATTTACTGCGCGCATTGCGGCGAGACGTCGCCAACAGAAAAGTCACGGTCGTGGTCCTGCGTGGTGACCACGAAGTCTCGATCGAGTGTCGGCCACGCAGCGTGCGAACTTTCGGCTGA
- a CDS encoding O-acetyl-ADP-ribose deacetylase: protein MPTITAVCGDITAQEVDAVVNPANSAMRGGGGADGAIHRAGGPAILRDCVERFPNGLATGDAGWTTAGDLPARWVIHTVGPNYNTGQTDRSLLESCYRRALEVADELGVRTIAFPLISTGAFGWPRRDAIAAAVETIATVNTRVEDVRLVAFDPEVHEQVLMQLASKTPIRILQGVRVLHQRGYHRLRIMPGMSSSGMYWRVAITAADNLMDHVSFPHVIDLDTALQYSTGGLTEFAGSEVTVTTRPESVADLILNAFPRTVPTEDDPAYVSWFAELMRLVEQFQLPPIAYADYFDASAGWEIGWDSGIRHARPPEPATIAPRRSAPMPSLPSTSIPADPANALHRLETILQKATGLSPKASAVEGTLIPRGDPLLPGVTIKFAADHVRGADRAALFFDDKYVHLGVWPAELQPQYTYIYSDPARADALLELNKNDGFTVEPNFQLAHRFAQPLQRWFPTRLLSAEDYLQQWVDDFHDGRAGGRTRDEIAGPRFFQWLVERRYAPAIEEESLHQWLDSKKAGIQVHVRPGIQILRTWSYGEAFAIEGQNEFVAQVRDATNQILIALGQTQLGSMS from the coding sequence GTGCCGACAATCACCGCGGTTTGTGGCGACATCACCGCGCAGGAGGTCGATGCCGTGGTTAATCCCGCGAACTCTGCTATGCGCGGCGGTGGCGGCGCGGATGGCGCGATTCATCGCGCGGGAGGCCCCGCCATCCTGCGCGACTGCGTCGAGCGGTTCCCGAACGGACTGGCTACAGGTGACGCCGGCTGGACGACAGCAGGCGACCTGCCTGCCCGGTGGGTTATTCACACGGTCGGCCCGAACTACAACACTGGGCAAACAGACCGTTCGCTGCTGGAGTCCTGCTACCGCCGGGCCTTGGAGGTCGCAGACGAACTCGGTGTTCGAACTATCGCCTTTCCGCTCATCAGTACAGGCGCCTTCGGCTGGCCGCGGCGGGACGCCATCGCGGCAGCGGTTGAAACCATTGCCACCGTCAATACTCGTGTCGAGGATGTGCGACTGGTGGCATTCGACCCCGAGGTGCACGAGCAAGTACTGATGCAGTTGGCTTCGAAGACCCCGATCCGCATCTTGCAAGGGGTTCGAGTCCTGCATCAGCGGGGCTACCACCGGCTGCGCATTATGCCGGGAATGAGTTCCTCGGGGATGTACTGGCGCGTCGCTATCACCGCCGCTGACAATCTGATGGACCATGTGAGCTTCCCGCACGTCATCGACCTCGACACCGCACTGCAGTATTCGACGGGCGGACTTACCGAATTCGCCGGGAGTGAGGTGACCGTGACAACCAGACCCGAATCGGTCGCCGACCTGATCCTGAACGCATTTCCTAGGACCGTTCCGACCGAGGACGATCCCGCCTACGTTTCCTGGTTCGCCGAACTCATGCGTCTTGTCGAGCAATTCCAGTTGCCACCCATCGCGTACGCCGACTACTTCGACGCCAGCGCGGGATGGGAGATCGGCTGGGACAGCGGCATCAGGCATGCCCGCCCACCCGAGCCAGCGACCATTGCCCCAAGGAGATCCGCTCCAATGCCATCACTGCCATCGACCTCAATACCGGCCGACCCGGCAAACGCCCTGCATCGACTCGAGACGATTCTCCAGAAGGCGACGGGGCTTTCCCCGAAAGCCAGCGCGGTGGAAGGAACGCTTATCCCGCGGGGAGACCCGCTGTTGCCCGGCGTCACAATCAAATTCGCCGCCGATCACGTCCGCGGTGCCGACCGCGCAGCTCTTTTCTTTGACGACAAGTACGTTCATTTGGGTGTCTGGCCGGCGGAACTCCAGCCGCAATACACATATATCTATTCCGATCCGGCCAGAGCCGACGCCCTCCTCGAACTGAACAAGAACGACGGTTTCACTGTCGAGCCCAACTTTCAACTTGCGCATCGCTTTGCCCAACCTCTTCAACGCTGGTTTCCGACCAGACTGCTGTCCGCAGAGGACTACTTGCAGCAGTGGGTCGACGATTTCCACGACGGGCGCGCTGGCGGTCGAACCCGCGATGAGATAGCCGGTCCACGCTTCTTCCAGTGGCTGGTGGAGCGCCGGTACGCCCCCGCCATCGAAGAGGAAAGCCTTCACCAGTGGCTGGACAGTAAGAAAGCCGGCATTCAGGTCCACGTGCGCCCAGGCATCCAGATCCTCAGAACCTGGTCGTATGGAGAAGCTTTCGCGATCGAGGGTCAGAACGAGTTTGTTGCGCAGGTGCGGGACGCGACTAATCAGATACTGATCGCGCTCGGGCAGACGCAGTTAGGTTCCATGAGTTGA
- a CDS encoding cadmium resistance transporter, with protein sequence MIQSSILPAIGLFIVTNIDDIIVLSLFFARGAGQRGTTARITAGQYLGFAGILGAAVLVTLGAGAFLPPQIIPYFGLIPLALGLWAAWEAWRGNNDDDDDDDDARVAGKNVGVWTVAAVTFANGGDNIGVYVPVFLSVGPAAVVAYCVVFLVLVAVLVVAAKFVATRRPIAEVLERWEHVLFPIVLIALGIFILVSGLAF encoded by the coding sequence ATGATCCAGTCGTCGATTCTGCCCGCGATCGGCCTGTTCATCGTCACCAACATCGACGACATCATCGTGCTGTCGCTGTTCTTCGCCCGCGGTGCAGGGCAACGCGGGACGACGGCCCGGATCACCGCAGGCCAATACCTGGGGTTTGCGGGGATCCTGGGCGCGGCCGTGCTCGTGACGTTGGGCGCGGGAGCATTTCTTCCCCCGCAGATCATTCCGTACTTCGGGCTCATACCCCTGGCCCTGGGACTGTGGGCGGCATGGGAAGCCTGGCGTGGAAACAACGACGACGATGATGACGACGACGACGCACGAGTCGCAGGTAAGAACGTCGGCGTCTGGACCGTCGCGGCAGTCACCTTTGCCAACGGCGGGGACAACATCGGCGTCTACGTCCCCGTCTTCCTCAGCGTGGGGCCCGCGGCCGTGGTGGCCTACTGCGTCGTCTTCCTCGTGCTCGTCGCGGTCCTCGTCGTCGCCGCCAAATTCGTCGCCACCCGCCGGCCGATCGCCGAGGTCCTCGAACGCTGGGAACACGTGCTGTTCCCGATCGTCCTGATCGCCCTCGGCATCTTCATCCTGGTCAGCGGCCTCGCCTTCTAG
- a CDS encoding TlpA family protein disulfide reductase has translation MRARLRWTVCALVVIAAMAVAIWPRTPQVDGTNASSPGLTLPAAAVGDADTGELARLTARAALAPCPTPREGAPPKGDLAGALASCLGARTMFNVGAALAGEQTLINLWASWCAPCREEIPVLDAYAGQPGAVRVVGMNVQDTDTVALSLLADLGVHYPSFGNADAVGQVLGAPPVPPLSYLVGTDGTVRRVTTPTVFRDVEQVRAAVAAMNP, from the coding sequence TTGCGGGCTCGGCTGCGGTGGACGGTGTGCGCGCTGGTGGTAATAGCCGCGATGGCGGTGGCGATCTGGCCGCGTACGCCCCAGGTCGACGGCACTAATGCCTCCAGCCCCGGGCTTACCCTGCCCGCTGCCGCCGTTGGCGACGCCGATACCGGCGAACTGGCGCGACTCACCGCGCGTGCGGCCTTGGCGCCATGCCCGACACCACGTGAGGGGGCGCCGCCCAAGGGTGATTTGGCTGGTGCGCTGGCGTCGTGCCTGGGGGCGCGGACCATGTTCAACGTCGGCGCGGCGCTCGCCGGTGAGCAGACCCTGATCAACCTGTGGGCGTCATGGTGCGCCCCGTGTCGGGAAGAGATTCCGGTGCTGGACGCCTACGCCGGGCAGCCGGGCGCGGTGCGGGTGGTCGGGATGAACGTGCAGGACACCGACACCGTGGCGCTGAGCCTTTTGGCGGATCTGGGTGTGCACTACCCGTCCTTCGGCAACGCCGACGCCGTCGGGCAGGTCCTAGGCGCTCCCCCGGTCCCGCCGCTGAGCTACCTCGTTGGCACCGACGGCACCGTCCGCCGGGTCACCACGCCCACGGTGTTCCGTGACGTCGAGCAGGTTCGTGCGGCCGTCGCGGCAATGAACCCGTGA
- a CDS encoding T3SS (YopN, CesT) and YbjN peptide-binding chaperone 1, translating to MSRFAPRIQSTPLLGRIFGSGGERRTDELDKWLEETLKREFKLDAIERDEDGDIPISRGSAVVYVHTADDDPPRIEIFSPLLEEFTMRPEVFAAVNSINRNTPLAKAYVDPDNAQIVLTAELYIFDELSPDQLLATIDLVADRADHYDSLLQKRFGGRTMLDDDERDEFDV from the coding sequence TTGTCCCGATTCGCACCACGGATACAGTCGACGCCGCTTCTTGGCCGAATATTCGGGTCCGGCGGCGAACGCCGCACCGACGAACTCGACAAGTGGCTCGAGGAGACACTCAAGCGCGAGTTCAAGCTTGACGCCATCGAGCGTGACGAGGACGGCGACATCCCCATCTCCCGCGGAAGCGCGGTTGTGTACGTACACACTGCGGATGACGATCCACCGCGCATCGAGATCTTTTCCCCGCTGCTGGAGGAGTTCACCATGCGTCCCGAGGTGTTCGCGGCAGTCAACTCCATCAATCGAAATACACCGCTCGCCAAGGCATACGTCGACCCAGACAACGCACAAATCGTGCTGACCGCAGAGTTGTACATCTTCGACGAACTCTCCCCCGACCAGTTATTGGCGACTATCGACCTTGTGGCCGACCGAGCGGACCACTACGACAGCCTTCTTCAGAAGCGGTTCGGCGGCAGAACCATGCTCGACGACGATGAACGCGACGAGTTCGATGTCTAA
- a CDS encoding DUF3703 domain-containing protein, translated as MSRITDNGRDVYRREMTAAKAAGTAAARWHHLERAHIVSQPDPWLHTCNHAAMFVLAVRQRDRREAFGQVVRIVVAAPGSFAGRYPEGNTGRTAAGLTTPMPIPEDLRAALAP; from the coding sequence ATGAGCCGCATCACCGACAACGGGAGGGACGTCTACCGACGCGAGATGACGGCCGCGAAAGCAGCTGGCACCGCCGCGGCGCGCTGGCACCACCTCGAACGGGCGCACATTGTCTCGCAGCCTGACCCATGGCTACACACCTGTAACCACGCTGCCATGTTTGTGCTGGCCGTCCGACAGCGCGACCGGCGTGAGGCCTTCGGTCAGGTCGTCCGGATCGTCGTCGCCGCACCCGGTTCATTCGCGGGGCGCTACCCCGAGGGCAACACGGGCCGGACGGCGGCGGGCCTGACGACGCCGATGCCAATACCCGAAGACCTGCGGGCAGCCCTGGCACCTTAG
- the vapB gene encoding type II toxin-antitoxin system VapB family antitoxin has product MSDVLIRGLSEGAVARIDADAAARGLSRQEYLRQRFEREGTVGATQRSLTLADLRRAEAAAADLDDPGVMDTAWR; this is encoded by the coding sequence GTGAGCGACGTGCTGATCCGAGGATTGTCCGAGGGGGCGGTGGCGCGCATCGACGCCGACGCGGCCGCGCGCGGCCTGTCCCGCCAAGAGTATCTGCGTCAGCGGTTCGAGCGCGAAGGGACAGTGGGCGCGACCCAGCGCTCGCTGACGCTGGCCGACCTGCGCCGCGCTGAGGCCGCCGCCGCCGACCTCGACGATCCCGGCGTGATGGACACAGCGTGGCGGTGA
- a CDS encoding ArsR/SmtB family transcription factor: protein MAMTTNDCGSARPSPNLSPAAALFHGLADPTRLAILQRLADGEARVVDLTGLLSMAQSTVSAHLACLRDCGLVVGRPEGRQMFYSLTRPELLDLLATAETLLAATGNAVALCPNYGTRSRTGATIDAEETGR from the coding sequence ATGGCGATGACAACCAACGATTGCGGCTCTGCGCGGCCGTCCCCCAATCTGTCTCCGGCGGCGGCGCTGTTTCACGGTTTGGCGGATCCGACTCGACTGGCGATCCTGCAGCGGTTGGCTGACGGTGAAGCCCGAGTGGTGGATTTGACGGGACTGCTCTCTATGGCGCAGTCCACAGTGTCTGCGCATCTGGCGTGCCTTCGTGACTGCGGGCTCGTAGTCGGGCGGCCCGAGGGCCGGCAGATGTTCTACTCCCTGACCCGCCCCGAACTGCTCGATTTGTTGGCCACAGCCGAGACACTTCTGGCCGCCACCGGCAATGCCGTCGCGCTGTGCCCCAACTACGGAACCCGCTCCCGCACGGGCGCAACGATCGATGCGGAGGAGACCGGCCGATGA
- a CDS encoding S1C family serine protease, whose translation MWPTERTTTTAFFRSGSAAEPCSTTMNATSSMSNTPGRLLRQFSDEIIDLAERVVLSTAIVKGQTHDFEEGGGSAFLYDVEHLVTNNHVVQDLVDPMYVQLPGAQQTEARVVGRDPLTDLAVLRVDPQSAQPLTISPEGARLGELCFAFGSPLGEFPESISIGIVSGLKRSLPTGDKQAIFDVIQTDAAINPGNSGGPLVNVDGQVIGVNTAIVPEADGIGFAVPADTVAEVVHELITYGAVERASLGVSVARRVVDRAPGGHARGDRCSR comes from the coding sequence TTGTGGCCGACCGAGCGGACCACTACGACAGCCTTCTTCAGAAGCGGTTCGGCGGCAGAACCATGCTCGACGACGATGAACGCGACGAGTTCGATGTCTAACACACCGGGGCGGTTGCTCCGGCAGTTCAGTGACGAGATCATCGATCTGGCCGAGCGGGTGGTGCTCTCGACTGCCATCGTCAAGGGTCAGACTCACGATTTCGAGGAAGGCGGCGGGTCGGCCTTCCTCTACGACGTCGAACACCTCGTCACGAACAATCACGTAGTGCAAGACCTGGTCGACCCCATGTACGTTCAGCTTCCCGGCGCGCAGCAGACCGAGGCGCGGGTCGTCGGGCGCGACCCACTGACCGATCTGGCGGTCCTTCGCGTAGACCCGCAATCTGCTCAGCCACTGACGATTTCGCCTGAGGGAGCTCGACTTGGCGAACTCTGCTTCGCATTCGGCAGCCCACTCGGCGAGTTCCCAGAGAGCATCAGCATTGGCATTGTGAGCGGCCTGAAGCGGAGCCTTCCCACCGGCGACAAGCAAGCGATCTTTGACGTCATCCAGACGGATGCGGCGATCAACCCGGGGAACTCCGGCGGACCGTTGGTGAACGTTGACGGTCAAGTTATCGGCGTGAACACGGCAATAGTCCCCGAGGCTGACGGCATCGGCTTCGCCGTTCCCGCCGACACCGTCGCCGAGGTCGTCCACGAACTCATCACCTACGGAGCGGTCGAACGCGCGTCGCTCGGAGTGAGCGTCGCACGTCGGGTCGTCGACCGCGCACCCGGTGGCCATGCTCGTGGTGACCGCTGTTCGCGATAA